Proteins encoded in a region of the Shewanella polaris genome:
- a CDS encoding PA4780 family RIO1-like protein kinase → MKTPIRLQPLVDDGLVDEVISQLMSGKEATVYMIRCGDAIRCAKVYKEATKRSFKKAAQYQEGRKTKNSRRGRAMEKGSKYGREEQEKAWQNAEVDALYKCAAAKIRVPVPYGCFDGVLLMELITNIHGDVAPRLNDVTQMSAEQAQTQHYVMMGYVVRMLCAGIVHGDLSEFNVLVDQNGPVIIDLPQAVDASANNNAKAMLFRDVNNMTDYYSQFAPELAATKYAKEMWALYEQGELTPETQLTGLFEEDTTAADVDSVLEEINAAFEEAQERRERMSDANSDEY, encoded by the coding sequence ATGAAAACGCCTATACGATTACAACCACTGGTTGACGATGGTCTCGTCGATGAAGTGATAAGCCAACTCATGAGTGGCAAAGAAGCTACGGTCTATATGATCAGATGTGGCGATGCGATTCGCTGCGCCAAAGTGTATAAGGAAGCCACTAAGCGCAGTTTTAAAAAAGCAGCACAATATCAAGAAGGTCGAAAAACCAAAAACAGTCGTCGTGGTAGAGCCATGGAAAAAGGTTCTAAATACGGTCGTGAAGAACAAGAAAAAGCTTGGCAGAATGCCGAGGTCGACGCGTTATATAAATGCGCCGCCGCTAAAATTAGAGTACCAGTGCCTTATGGCTGCTTTGATGGAGTGCTATTGATGGAGTTGATCACCAATATTCATGGTGATGTTGCACCTCGATTAAATGATGTTACTCAGATGAGTGCTGAACAAGCGCAAACGCAGCATTACGTTATGATGGGTTATGTCGTACGAATGTTATGTGCAGGTATTGTTCATGGCGATTTATCAGAGTTTAACGTGCTCGTAGATCAGAATGGACCGGTTATCATTGACCTGCCCCAAGCTGTTGATGCATCAGCAAACAATAATGCCAAAGCGATGTTATTTCGTGATGTGAATAATATGACAGACTATTATTCTCAATTTGCCCCAGAATTAGCCGCAACAAAATATGCTAAAGAAATGTGGGCCTTGTACGAACAAGGTGAATTAACGCCGGAAACACAATTGACCGGTTTATTTGAAGAAGACACAACAGCGGCTGACGTCGATTCTGTATTAGAAGAAATTAACGCTGCATTTGAAGAAGCCCAAGAAAGACGCGAGCGCATGAGTGATGCAAACAGCGACGAGTATTAA
- a CDS encoding 2OG-Fe(II) oxygenase has product MAKVINKAIFSSRVFSINQVTYHTYHRVMNHIDPVQQGRYYKLNFVLRQPKVGGVFNCEKCIVNLWGRVYLFRPDKYEHSVSKIESGKRVLLSLALNI; this is encoded by the coding sequence ATGGCCAAGGTGATCAATAAAGCCATTTTTAGCAGTAGAGTGTTCTCGATAAACCAAGTGACTTACCATACTTATCATCGGGTGATGAACCATATTGATCCCGTACAACAGGGTCGTTATTACAAGTTAAATTTTGTGTTGCGACAACCAAAAGTAGGTGGGGTGTTCAACTGTGAAAAATGCATAGTGAATTTATGGGGGCGGGTGTATTTGTTTCGTCCTGATAAATATGAACACAGCGTGAGTAAAATTGAGTCAGGCAAACGTGTGCTATTAAGCTTGGCCTTAAATATTTAA
- a CDS encoding BamA/TamA family outer membrane protein produces MKRTLLLALFVFSNAATAVEPLFETPQDMEPTWVDDILSVFGADGEFDDTKAIDMSYLPTAYYTPEKKFGVGLLMVGLYKTDNASSEEQPSSLVLNSFVSMNQSYGVQVENMTFLNQGKQRLLLDLELHNEAAVYYGVGIDDGDQDLNHHEFDEQLYSFKPRWMTEIASHYFIGIGADFIYTSADSLELVSTGLSVDSSDILPNNFSSGVVVSSIYDSRDYRLNATKGWLFQVDAGLYQNDKFDSFSTYNIELANYIDLSSVPGLIAWQVQGHLTSGDVPWSLLPDLGGSNAMRGYIRGRYRDEQMMMGQVEYRLPIFQRYGMVFWGAVGSVAPKVSELTDTLLTAYGTGFRFNIKDNINLRLDVGVGENETNFYLNVNEVF; encoded by the coding sequence ATGAAACGGACCTTACTTCTCGCACTATTTGTTTTTTCTAATGCAGCCACTGCTGTTGAGCCCTTATTTGAAACACCGCAAGATATGGAACCCACTTGGGTTGATGACATATTGTCGGTGTTTGGTGCCGATGGCGAGTTTGATGACACCAAAGCGATTGATATGAGCTATTTACCTACGGCTTATTACACCCCGGAAAAAAAGTTTGGTGTCGGGTTATTAATGGTTGGCTTGTATAAAACCGATAATGCATCGAGTGAAGAACAACCATCATCATTAGTATTGAATTCATTTGTATCTATGAATCAATCCTACGGTGTTCAAGTTGAAAATATGACGTTTTTAAACCAAGGTAAACAACGATTATTACTTGATTTAGAGCTGCACAATGAAGCGGCTGTTTATTATGGTGTCGGAATTGATGACGGCGATCAAGATCTTAATCATCATGAATTCGATGAACAACTGTATAGTTTTAAACCTCGCTGGATGACCGAGATTGCCAGTCACTATTTCATTGGTATAGGGGCTGACTTTATTTACACCAGTGCCGACAGCTTAGAGTTGGTTTCCACTGGTTTGTCAGTAGATTCAAGTGATATTTTACCGAATAATTTTAGCTCTGGTGTGGTTGTTTCTAGTATTTATGATTCAAGGGATTACCGTTTAAATGCGACCAAAGGGTGGTTATTTCAGGTCGATGCCGGTTTATATCAAAATGATAAATTTGATTCGTTTTCAACCTATAACATTGAGTTAGCCAATTATATTGACTTAAGTTCAGTGCCGGGATTGATCGCTTGGCAAGTTCAAGGCCACCTTACCAGTGGAGACGTACCTTGGAGCTTATTACCTGACCTTGGTGGCTCCAATGCGATGCGTGGTTACATTAGAGGTCGTTATCGAGATGAGCAAATGATGATGGGCCAAGTTGAATACCGCTTACCGATATTTCAACGTTATGGCATGGTCTTTTGGGGGGCCGTTGGCAGTGTAGCGCCTAAAGTGAGTGAGCTAACCGACACCTTATTAACGGCTTACGGTACTGGATTTCGCTTTAACATTAAAGACAATATTAATTTACGTCTTGATGTCGGGGTAGGTGAAAATGAAACTAATTTTTATTTAAATGTGAATGAAGTTTTTTAA
- a CDS encoding haloacid dehalogenase type II, which produces MHKMIGFDVYGTLVDPVDMGQHLQVLIGDKAQEFGQLWHDKKVEYAFRRGLMQKYEDFSVCTQQALQYCLSVFNVTLSNSEQQDLLAKFSQLAAFEDVIPGLALLRDQGHTLAAFSNGPEIAVRTLMANAGVLPLLDNVISVDDLKTYKPNPAVYHHLMTRTQSEPQHCWMVSSNPWDVIGAKAAGLNTAWIQRDSKKVFDPWGMEPDLTVTNLIELSEQLAVIE; this is translated from the coding sequence ATGCACAAAATGATAGGGTTTGATGTTTATGGCACATTAGTGGACCCAGTGGACATGGGTCAACATCTGCAAGTGTTAATCGGCGACAAAGCGCAAGAATTTGGTCAACTCTGGCATGATAAGAAAGTTGAATATGCATTTCGTCGTGGTTTAATGCAGAAATATGAAGATTTCAGTGTTTGTACTCAACAAGCTCTACAATATTGCTTATCCGTTTTCAATGTCACATTGTCAAACAGCGAACAACAAGATTTACTGGCTAAATTTAGTCAGCTGGCAGCCTTTGAAGATGTTATTCCTGGGCTAGCTCTTCTACGTGACCAAGGTCATACCCTTGCCGCATTTTCAAATGGTCCAGAAATTGCTGTTCGCACATTAATGGCTAATGCTGGAGTATTACCTCTCTTGGATAATGTCATCAGTGTTGACGACCTCAAGACTTATAAACCTAACCCTGCCGTTTACCATCATTTAATGACTCGCACTCAATCTGAACCACAACATTGTTGGATGGTATCGAGTAATCCATGGGATGTTATTGGTGCAAAAGCGGCAGGACTTAACACGGCTTGGATTCAACGGGACAGTAAAAAAGTATTTGATCCCTGGGGAATGGAGCCTGATTTAACTGTCACCAATTTAATCGAATTAAGTGAACAGTTAGCCGTCATAGAATAA
- the yghU gene encoding glutathione-dependent disulfide-bond oxidoreductase has product MSNQYTPPKVWTNNTNGGNKWANINSPESGARFEKVLPVGQHSLQLYSLGTPNGQKVTILLEELLALGIKQAEYDAHIINIGESDQFSSGFVDINPNSKIPALLDKSADEDVNVFESASILVHLAEKFDQFLPKDGKARTQTFNWLFWAQGSAPFLGGGFGHFYAYADEKQEYPINRFAMEVKRQLDVLDKQLAKNTFVSGEEYTIADMAIWPWYGNLVLGKLYSAAEFLDVASYKNVVRWANQILIRPAVQRGRIVNTTWGEPWEMLPERHSAADIDAVLALKP; this is encoded by the coding sequence ATGAGTAACCAATATACCCCACCTAAAGTTTGGACTAATAATACTAATGGTGGTAACAAATGGGCAAACATCAATAGCCCAGAGTCTGGTGCTAGATTCGAGAAAGTACTACCTGTAGGTCAACATTCTTTACAACTTTATTCTCTTGGCACACCTAACGGGCAAAAAGTAACGATTCTTTTAGAAGAGCTACTTGCTTTAGGGATTAAACAGGCGGAGTACGATGCTCATATCATTAACATCGGTGAATCTGACCAATTTTCGTCTGGGTTTGTTGATATAAATCCAAACTCAAAAATTCCTGCCCTATTAGATAAATCAGCTGATGAAGATGTTAACGTATTTGAATCTGCATCCATTCTGGTTCATCTCGCAGAGAAATTCGACCAGTTTCTACCTAAAGACGGGAAAGCAAGAACCCAAACATTTAATTGGTTATTCTGGGCGCAAGGCTCTGCCCCTTTCCTAGGCGGTGGCTTTGGTCATTTTTACGCCTATGCTGATGAAAAACAAGAATATCCTATTAACCGTTTTGCGATGGAAGTTAAACGCCAATTAGATGTATTGGATAAACAACTGGCAAAAAATACCTTTGTTTCTGGCGAGGAATATACCATTGCGGATATGGCAATATGGCCTTGGTACGGCAACTTAGTATTAGGTAAGTTGTATAGCGCCGCCGAATTTCTCGATGTTGCAAGCTACAAAAATGTCGTGCGCTGGGCCAATCAGATATTAATCCGTCCAGCAGTACAACGTGGCAGAATAGTGAATACAACATGGGGCGAACCATGGGAAATGTTGCCAGAACGTCACAGTGCGGCAGACATTGATGCAGTATTAGCATTAAAGCCTTAA